The DNA segment GGCAAGTGATATTTTCTCTCTCATTCGTCATATCCAGCAGCAAGTCAAAGAACATTGGTCAATTTGCTTACAACCAGAAGTAAAAATGATCGGTGAGTTTATGGCGGCTGGTTAATGGGCGGAGTGGGGAGTGGGGAATTACCGAAGAGGCAGAGGGGCAGGGGGCTTTCTAGCAGGGGGAACAAGCCCGAACCCTCTGCGCCAAGCATTGCGGAGCATGGGTACAAAGCCCCGCCCTTTTAGGGCGCTTGAACTGGGGCGGAGTACAAGCTCCGTCTTTTGTCTTCTCCCTTCCTCCATTAATTATTGGTAATAAAAGAGGCAAATTACCGACCGCATCTATAATTGAATGTGATTTGTAATTCAACGCATACGCGAACAATCAGTTATGACAGGAAAAGGACAGGGATTCGGTTTTGGTTTGGGAAAAATGAGGGAACTCGCGGATGCTTTCAAAAAGGCGCAGCAAGTTCAAGAAGGTGCTAAACAGCTTCAAGAAGAATTGGAGCAAATGGAGATCCAGGGAGAGTCCGGCGGTGGACTGGTGAAGGTAATTGTCAGTGGTAACCAAGAACCTAAGCGGGTAGAAATTGCCCCAGAAGCGCTAGAACAAGGTGCAGAGTTACTTTCTGACCTCGTAACCGTGGCCATGAAAGATGCCTACAACAAGTCCACTGCAACAATGCGGGAACGTATGGAAGACTTGACTAGCGGTTTGGAACTACCTGGATTTTAGTCATTAGTCATTAGTCATTAGTCATTAGTCATAAACTATTAGACTGATGACTGTGGACTTTTGACTTTTTCTTTAAGTAAAATATTTATGCCTTACAAGTTGCTGTTTGTCTGTCTGGGAAACATCTGTCGTTCACCATCCGCGGAAAACATTATGAATCATCTCATTGACCAAGCTGGCTTGAACGATGACATCCTCTGTGATTCTGCGGGTACATCTAGTTATCACGTAGGTAGCCCACCAGACCGACGCATGAATAATGCCGCTACGGCAAAGCTGGGAATTAAACTGCTGGGTCAGGCTCGGCAACTTCAAAAACTAGACTTTCAGGACTTTGATATGATCTTGGCAATGGATCAAGAGAATTATGATCATATACTTGCTCTGGATTCAACGGGGCAGTATCACAACAAAGTTTACCTGATGTGTGGTTTTTGCTCTCGCCACACCCTTAAGGAAGTTCCAGACCCTTATTACGGTGGAGTAGAAGGTTTTAATCAGGTTATAGATTTACTTGTGGATGCTTGTGAAGGTCTACTCCAACACGTTACCAGTGCAGTCCGGGATAAATAGCACAACCATTTGACTTTTGACTTTTGACTTTTGACTTTTGACTTCCGCGTAGCGGTGCTAGCCAACAACTCAAAGCGTAAACGCTATTCTACTAAGCCATGCTTCATGGCAAAACGCACCAGTTCGGCTCGGTTGCTAGTAGCAGTTTTTCTCAATAAGCTGCTGACATACTTTTCTACTGTTCTCGGACTCAAGTGCAGTTGATGCCCCATATCAGCATTAGAAAAACCATGAGTCAACATTTCCAAGACTTCTTGTTCTCTAGATGTCAAGGATGCTAGCATATGGGGTTTCTGAATATGAGTAGATAAAGAATTTGGGATTTCTATATCTTTTGAGGGTGCGAAACTGCCCAAATTCTCTTTATGAGAAAAGCGGTACTCAGATTGAATAATTTGCGATCGCGCTAAAAGATTACGTATTGCAGCGGCTAACTCCTCTAATTCAAAGGGCTTAGGTAAGTACAAATCGCACCCCGACTGGTAGCCGAGAATTCTTTCCTGGGTCTTGGTGCGTGCTGTTAATAAAATTACAGGTAATAACCGGAATGCTGGTTGCTGGCGTACGCGACGGACAAGTTCATAGCCGTTCATTCGTGGCATGATAATATCAGTGACGATCAAATCAGGATGGTAATTATCTACCATTGCCAAGGCTTCTTGTCCGTCATTCGCCGTAACCACAGAGTAGCCAGACAGTTCAAGATAATCACTAATAGACAGACGAGTTCCCAGGTCATCATCCACAACAAGAATAGTCAAGGGCATGGACAATACACCCCTAGCATTTTTTTACTCAGAAATTTACTGATACGAGCTACAAGAGTAAACACAGGCAAAAATAGTGTCCTTATGTTTCATACTATGACAGGATCACCAGCTAATGACTGCCTGAAGGTTGATTTATGAAGAAAATCTTAAATCCTGAGAAAACATTCACAAATCGTAACACAATTCGATTTTGAATGCCAAAAAACTACATCTAGCTTCTTAATTCTTAACAATAAATCTATAATATACAGAAAATACTCACTGTAGTGTAAATTAATATTTAATTTGCCATAATCTTTGTGCAACTTTCGCCCTTGATTTCTGCAAGCCGTACACTCGTGACGAATAGTCATGGGAGGTTCAAAAAAGTTAAATTAAAAGAATATAGGATAACACTGTAATTACAGGTCTAATGTCTTCCCAGTAATTCCCAAAGTAGTCCAAATATTTTTGCAGCACATTTAAAGCACACAAAATTTTTTCAATGAGCGAAAAGAGCCAAAGTTACAAAGTTATTAGTGACAACCGTCAAGCCCGTTATTTGTATGAAATCCTAGAAACCTTTGAAGCTGGAGTGGAGTTGGTAGGAACAGAAGTCAAATCGATTCGCGCCGGGAGAGTTAATCTCCAAGATGGTTATGCTTTAATTCGCAATGGTGAAGCATGGCTGATCAATGTCCATATTTCTCCTTACAACGCTAGTAGTCAATATTTTAATCATGAACCGCGTCGCACGCGCAAACTGTTGCTACATAGCAAAGAAATTCGTAAGTTAATTGGCAAGGTGGAACAGGAGGGTTTAACACTAGTACCTTTAAAAATGTACCTCAAACGAGGCTGGGTAAAAGTGAGTATAGCCCTTGGTAAAGGTAAAAAACTCCATGACAAACGCGAATCTCTCAAACGGCGGCAAGATCAACGTGATATGCAACGGGCGATGAAAACTTATTAAGCCTAAGTGTAACCCAATTACCACACTGAAGTGAATAGAATTGAAAGTTATGTGGTATGTCTTCAGTGTGAGTTTAAAGAATGCCTAGTTTATAGCCGCAGATTGATTTGGTTAGTTACGGGAGTCGATACAGTGGTGAATAACGTTGGAAGGGATGAGAGATTTTCACCATGACACGTAATTTGACCAAAGCAGTTAGTGCTGGCTTTCTTACTTTGAGTATGGCTATGTTGCCATTAACTCTACCAGCAAATGCCCAAGTTACTGACCCCAGAGTTGAAACTACACCCAGGACTACAGTTTACGAACGCCGAGATTTTGACTGGGGTTGGTTAGGATTAATTGGTTTATTTGGTTTAGCTGGTTTAGCTGGCAGAAATCGTGGTGACGAACCAACTCGTTATCGCGAGCCGACTACTACTGGAAGTACAACCTACAGAGATTAAGCTATTCAAATTGAGGTTTGAGGACAACTCAAAGGTCAAAATGGACTACGCCACGCTAAGTTAACAGAATTCAGAATGAACGACAAAAGTCGATTCGACCTTCAGGAGCTACAAATCCCGGCTGGATTCTGGCTCCTGAACTCTAAGATTTTTGGGAAATATTTAGGTTGCGGTAGGTTCTTCGTGAGATGAAATTACATTTTGATTGTGGTCTTGAGCTATGGGTGTCCAGTAGCTAGCAATTAAAGCCACCATTAACCACCAAAGGCTATTGACTTCAGGACGAAACCAAATAGTATCTACAGTCCCGTGAGCCAGCATCCCCGCTACAGTTGCAAAGGCTCCAATCAACCAAAATCCCTCAACACTTCTAGATTTTCGCAATCGTTGCACTTGCACAAATGCGTTATTGAATGTGACAATTATCAGCCAGAGAAAACAGGCTAAACCCACTAAACCAGTTTCTACAGCCACCTCTAAAAAAACCGAATAAGCACTTAAAGCTGTAAAACGAGGACGTTGGTAAAGGGGGTATATTTGATTAAAAGAATTGTGACCAGGGCCAATGCCAATTATAGGGCGATCGCGAATCATCTCGAAGACAGCATCCCAAACATTTCTCCGAAAATTATTACTGCTATCTTGACGATCTGCAAAAATACTTAAAACTCTGATGCGGACTGGCTCGACAAATATGATTGCTAGCAGCAGTAAGCCAATCATACCTGCCAAAATCATCGGCAGTGACCAAGTGCGCCAAAAAGGAGGCATTTGCACAGTCCACCAATAAACTAGCAAAGCGATCGCAGTCAATACACCCACGACTAGAGCAATCCAGCCGCCACGACTAAAAGTCAGAACCAAACAAGCACTATTAGCAATAAACATAGTTAACGCTAAAGCCTTTTTAATCCAGCTTTGCCAAGCAAAAATGGCCACCAAGCTTAAAACTACCGCTGGGACAAGATATCCAGCCAATAAGTTAGGATTACCCAAATAACTATAAACCCTGGTTGTCTTAGCCAAAGGAGATTGTGGATCTACCCAAGTTGCCAGTGCTGTAGCCCCAAAAAACCATTGTCGCAACCCGTATATAGTCACGATTAAAGATACGTGCAAATACAGGGTAATTATCCAAGACCGCAAGCGAGGCGATCGCAATACCCTAGCACAAAGGGCAAACAGCAATAGATAAAGTGTCAATACTACCAAATCTTTAAATGCTGCCTGTTTGACTGGCGACAATGCAGTAGAGACTACCGCAATTGCCCAATAAAGTAACACCAGCAGATGAATTGGGGTAAATAAAGGCGTATATGTAGAAGTAGATTCATCAGATAAAGTCAACAGTAGCCAAAATGCTACACAAGCTACTAACAATACTCCTACTAGGCTACTCGATACAAAAGGAGCCAGAGCATACACCAAGCTGAGTAAAGCAACCGCTATTGCGTCTCCCCACTGCATCAAGATACTACTTTGCCGCCAAGAGCGTAATATCCCCACTAAAAAACGGTGTAAGTAGCTCGTAGCCAGATATTCTCTCAGCGGTAAATCAGATAAAGTAAATCGTTGCCAGACTAAATTCATCATTGGTAAGCTGTTGAGCATTCAACTTGCACTTTGACACTCCCCGAATTTCTAATTCGGGGATTCTACATTCACCGACTCGCCATTAGACGACAGGCTAGCGCCAACCGCCCAAGAGGGCAAATCTCCTGTAGCGTAAGTTCCGGTATGCCCTACCGTACTGAGTCCTAGTCTCAAAATATTGATTGCAGCATTGGTATCTCTGTCTTCTACATATCCGCAATGTGGGCAAACATGAGTTCTTGTAGACAAGGATTTTTTCACTTTCTGACCACAGTGAGAACAATTTTGGCTTGTATTGTGGGGAGGCACAGCAACCGTTACTTTCCCATACTTATGACCAAAATATTCTAACCACTGGCGGAAAGTATACCAACCAGCATCACTAATTGATTTAGCTAGATGTCGATTTCTGACTAGCCCTTTCACATTTAAATCTTCATAGGCTACCAAATCATTAGATTGGATGACGGAGTATGCTAATCTCTTGCAATACTCTTTTCGTTGCCTACTTACCCTTAAATGTTTGCGAGCATATCTATTTCTAGCTTTGTGGTAATTGTTTGATTGCCGTTGCTTGGCTTTTTTCTTAGCTGCACTAAACTTCTGAGATTTCTTGCGGTTAGCACGGTTTAACTGTTTTTCTGACTGGCGGTAGAACTGGGGTGAAGGTTCTACATTGCCTTTGTTATCAGCAATGAAGTATTTCAGTCCCAAATCAATGCCAACTACTTGGTTTGTGGGTTGTTTCTCCACTCTCACATCAACATCAACCGCAAATTGAGCATAATATCCATCAGCACGACGTACCAAACGGACACGCTTAATTTGCTTGATATTGTAGTAATTAAGGTCATAGGTTCCCTTTAATTTTAGGCTTCCAATACCTTTTTTGTCAGAGAAGGTTATGACTTTGCGAGTATCAGAAAGCTTCCATCCAGTTGATTTATATTCAACTGAACGACAATTTTTCTTAAACTTCGGGAAACCCTTTTTACCCAAAACCTTTTTCTTGCAGTGATCGTAAAACCGAGCTATTGCACTCCAGGAACGTTCAGCAGCAGACTGTCTAGCCATTGAGTTCAGTTCATCAGCAAAGGAAAACTCAGCGGCGAGTACCGCACAATATTTATTGAGGTCATACCTACCAATGTTTTGGTGATCCATCCAGTAGCGCAAACACTTATTTTGGATGAACTGGTTCGTACGAATCGCCTCATCAATAGCGCGATACTGCTGATCTTTACCTTTGACCTTGAACTCGTAAACAATCATGGCTCGACCCGTTGACCACAAATTTATGTTACCACAATTAACATAAGACAGCTAAATAAATTTAGCGCATTCGCTTATATCCCCCGAATTCCATTCGGGGGTTTTACGCATCACGGCTCATAATCCGTCTGGGATTGGGCGGTGTCAAAGAAGAGGAAAAGGGAGGGGGCAGGGGAGAACCCCCTAAATTTATTTAGGGGCTTGAAATAATTTTTTTCTCATGTTCATAAATAAATTTAGTTGCTCCGTTCCCTGTTGGCAGGGAAAATCCAGCAATTCTTCCCCCTTGCCCCCTGCCCCCTGCTCCCCTGCCTCTTTTGGTCACCACGTTTTTTCAAAAGATGGGACAGCTTCTTGGGTGTCTTGCCCCACTCAGCACAGGCTAAACGCCCCCTACAGCACTCAACACTATTCATCACTGATGATTTCTGAGGAAGTAGCCATCTGTAATGGCAAAGACAGTACATAGCGGTTTCCTGATTCCGGCGAACCTTGAATCACAATTTCTCCCCCGTGAAATTGTGCCAGTTGACAGCTTAGTAAAAGACCCAAGCTTTCACGGGTCAAGTTACCATCAGCTTCAGATAAATTCTGAGCAGAATTCATCGTAAATGTATCTGCATGGGAATAAATTAAATTCGGTGTTTTCTCCAATACTACTGGCATTTCTAAGTCCTCTGGGCTTTCTGAATAAGTGCTGTATGCAGCTTCGCCTGTTAGTTCCACCTTGGAAACAGGAGTAAGGTGAAAATAGGAGTCAATCTCAGTTATCCCATCTCCTAACCAAGGATGAGAAACACCAACAGTAATATTCAGCGTATTTTCTTTATGAGAAACATGAATACGAACAATACTACCTGTAGCAGAAAGTTGAATCACACTGAAAATTAAGTGATATAGCATTTGCCGCACTTTGCCTTTATCTAAAACCCAAGTACGGCTATATCCTGGTTCTATGGAAAGGCGAATATTTTGCTCACGGCGGTTAGCTGCTTCTTTAAGACTATTGATAACTTGCTGACAGAGCATTTCAATCTCTACGGGAGCTAAATTCAGCACAGATGTGTTTTCATCCAATGCTCCCAGTTCAGTAATTTCGTTGACTAAAGACAGTAAGTACCGACCACTATGTTGAATAATTGCCAGATATTCTCTCTGTTTTATGGTCAAAGGCCCATAAATCTCATGTCCTAAAACGCTAGCCATGCCTAGTACAGAGGTTAAGGGTGTACGTAACTCTTGAGTTATTTGTCCCAAGAGTGCCAGTTTTAGTTGCTTAGTAGAAGCAGATTCTGGTTCTAAATTAAGTGGCGTGGCTCTCATGCCACTTTTGCGTTGACCATTGAATGATTTCGTAGTATCGTTCTGCGGATGAGTTTTTTCTACCTTTTTTTGCAGCATTCGGTCACGCTCAAATTCACTCATACACCAACGAGCGATTATTTGTAAAAATTCAATATCGCGAGTTGTAAATTTACGTGGCACTAAATCCATTATTGCCAATGCACCCAAACAATTACCCGCCGCATCCATCAGCGGTGCGCCCAGGTAAGCACGGATGCCATAATCCTGTACTAACTTACCAGTCCTTAATAATGAATTGGTCAATTGGTGGGTATCATTAATTATAGAAACCTGATTGCTTTCTACAACTTGGGTGCAAAAAGATTCCTCACGTAACAGCTGACGGTTTTGTGCCAGATGATTCATTAGCCCTAGCCTAGATAAACCCACAGATGACTTGAACCAATGACGTTCTTGGTCTACAAATCCCAATATGGAAATTGGCACTTCTAAAAAGTGGGCAGCAGTTTGAGTGGCTTCTTCAAAGACTGGAATCGTTTCGGATTGCCGCAAACCTAATTCAGACAATGCTTCTAGGCGTTGTTCCTCTGTTAATTCTTGAGAAACCCAACCATCCTTGAAGCCAAACCATTTGTTTTCAGGCTCTACCATTGCCACTGCTACCTTGATATTTTCTCGAGCTTGTAATTTCTATAACCCTGAGTCTGGGTTATGATTTTCTACTTTCAGCATTCCCCAATTTGGCGGCTGATCAACAAAATGGTCAGAGAAATTTTGTCAGCTATCCGTGAAAAGGTAGTTTAATTTGCCTTATTTGAGGTTTTGATGGCGAACTTTACTATTACTTCATGAGTCAAGGGCTTGTATTCATAGGTAAAAATTTGATATTTATTTTTGAGGATAGCTAAGATAAATATGAATCATAAAATTCCTTTTGTAGACCTGAATTTACAACACCAGCCGATTCAAGATCAATTGCAACAGGCAATACAGGCTGTGTTGGCACAGGGCGATTTTATTTTAGGAAAAGCACTTTCAGATTTTGAAGCAGCTTTTGCTGCGGCATCTGGCACAAAATATGGTATAGGTGTGGCATCAGGAACAGATGCGATCGCTCTGGGTTTACAAGCGTGTAATATTGGTGCTGGTGATCAAGTAATTCTACCAGCTAACACCTTTGTGGCTACATTGATTGGAGTCTTACGCGCTGGGGCCAAGCCTGTTCTCGTAGACTGTGATCCGCAAACAGCTTTAATCGACCTAGAAGCAGCCGCAAAAGCCATTACGCCACAGACTAAAGCCATTATCCCTGTACATCTCTATGGACAGATGGTATCACCGCAACAGCTATTTGACTTGGCTGATACCTATAAACTGCTCATTTTTGAAGATGCTGCTCAGGCACATTTAGCGGCAAGAGCAGGATATGGCGCTGGTTCGGTGGGCATAGCGGCGGCTTTTAGTTTCTATCCCAGCAAAAATTTAGGCGCATTTGGGGATGGAGGAATGCTACTGACGGGAGATTCAGATGTAGCTCAGAAAATGAAGCGCTTGCGAAATTATGGTGCATCCCAAAAATATTTTCATGTAGAATCAGGGACTAACAGTCGTTTGGATACACTGCAAGCAGCAGTATTATTAGAAAAACTACCACATTTAGCACAATGGAATCGCGATCGCTTGACGATTGCTCAACAGTATGATCATCAACTAGCAACCCTAGCATCTGCTGGCATTATTCCTATGGAAAACCACAGCAGCACCGGACACGTTTATCATCTTTATGTCGTCAAAGTAGATGATACTTGTCTCCTAGAGCGTCAGCAAATCCAAGACAAACTCACAGCAGTGGGAATTCAAACTGGCATTCACTACCCCATTCCTTGCCATCTGCAACCAGCCTTTAGCCACTTAGGCTATAAACAAGGAGACTTTCCCCAAGCAGAAAAACTTGCAAATCAAATATTGTCCTTACCCATGTACCCAGGTTTGAACAGTCACCAAATCCAAGAAGTTGTAGCAGCCATTACATCGAGCATCGGTAGTGAACCACAAAAGTTATTATTTCTTTAGTACCGTAGGTGATCGATAGTTTGAGTTCGGAGATTGTAAGGCAACCGGCAAGGAGGTTAAGACATAAACGGATGATCAAACTTAGACACCAAAAGGGTTTTAACCCACTCCCCACTCGCCACTCCCCACTCCCCACTCTCCAGCTATAAGTTGTTAATTTTAAATTGTTTTCAAATATGGCATTTCAGCAACAGCTAAAACAAAGAAACGCGGGACAATTGCTCAATATAGCAATTTTCGGGTTTTTAGTGCTACTTTACGCCCCTGTCTTGCTGCATTGGCTAGATGGTTGGCTAAACAAAAGCATTAGTCTCGAACATGAATACTTTAGCCACGGTATTATAGGTCTTCCATTTGCTGCTTACCTAATTTGGTTAAACCGCAAAAAGTGGCATCGACTGCAAGATACAGCCCATCCTTTAGGTGCTGTTTTACTCTCAATTGGCGGAGTATTTTATCTCAGCGGGATTCCAGAGTGGGTGAATGTTTCCCTACCTACAATACTGGCAGGATTGTGTCTCTGGTTCAAAGGCATACCCGGCTTCCGACTGCAAGCATTTGCTTTGCTGCTGATATTTTTAGCCACCCCCACCGCTATACCCTACCTCCTTGTTCCCTACACCTTACCGCTCCAAAGCTTCATCGCAGGTACAGCAGGCTTCATCCTCAATCAATTGGGCCTGGAAGTAGTGGTTGACAGCATAAATATATACGTAAATGGCCGAATTGTTGAAGTTGCCCCCTATTGTGCGGGGCTAAAAATGTTGTTTACTACTTTCTACGTCAGCTTAATGCTGCTGTATTGGACAGGTGCATTATTCTCCCGTCGCACTACTACTTGGTTTTTATCTTTTGCCCTGATTATTAGCATTATTGCCAATATCATTCGTAACACTTTACTCAGCTTTTTTCACGGGACAGGACGCGAGGCAGCTTTTAAATGGCTACATGACAGTTGGGGCGGAGACCTTTACTCTGCTTGTATGCTGCTGTTATTAGTACCTTTACTAAATTGGATGAATGACTATTTTTCCCCAGATTCAGAACTTTCAGAAGCAGCGGAAAATGCAGAATAAAAAATTGACCGAAGAAAGGCAGAGGGCAGGAGGCAGAACGCAGAAGGAAGAAATACAATTTTTGCCCTTTGCTATAAGGGTCACAAGCCCCTAAATTTATGAAAAAATCAAGAAATAAATATCTATTTCGAGACGCGTAGCGCCAGAAATACTGCGTCCTTGTTAAATCCCCTAAATTTATTTATGGGGATTCCCTTCTGCCCTCAGACGAGCGTACTTCTGCCTTCTTAAAAACACCAGGGGGAAAACTTGCCAAAATTTTCCTTGTGCTTCTCCTATTGGAAGCAGCAATTTTATACAGAAGTATTCGGTTCATTATTTGAAAAAGTTTTTACGTAAATATGGTAATTTTTGCTCATGAATCGCTTATCTAAGTTTTTCCCAAAAAAGCAATTGGCTCATGTCGCAGTAATTATTCTGTTATTTTTATTACTGGTAATTAAGGGATTCCCCGGATACGTGACAGGACGCTGGCAATGGAAAGAACCACCATCGGTTCCCAACCTGACAGCATTGAAGGAAATACGTAAAACCGGAATCACCCTTCCTGATTGGCAAACTGTTGAACAAGCCGAACAACTCGTAGGCACAAGTAGATGGTCATTGCAAGTTCTGAAGCAAGAAGACACAGAAAATCAGGCAATATTACTTTTGCATCCGCAAAACGGTCCGAGGGAGCAACCCGAAGTAGAGTGGACTGATATTAATAGCTGGGGAAAAATTCGCTGGCAGCGATGGGATATAGCTCAATATCGTTCGGCGGAGTTTACTGTCAACAGACCGACAAAATCGGGGTCAAATAGTCAAGTTAAGGTAGAAGCAAGGTTCTTTCGCGTCTCCACCCAACAGGAAACCTTCGCTGTCTTGCAATGGTATGCAACACCAAATGGTGGACATCCATCACCTTGGCGCTGGTTTCTGGCAGATCAATTGGCACAATGGCAGAAAAATCGGATTCCTTGGGTTAGTGTAAGCATAATGATTCCTATGGAACCTTTAGGCCAAGTGGAAACTACTTGGGCTTTAGCTCAGTCTATAGGTGAAACAGTACAAGCTACATTGATGGCAAGTTCTTTTTAGAAAAATTCTTGAATGCGTTTGTTTGTATAGCAACAATAAAATACAAAATTATCAGCGGCACTATACAGTTAAAGTTTTAAAATATCTTCAGAGTAAAATCCTCAATCGGTGAGACTTACTTTGACCTCGGGTTTACCATAATTTCATATTTGATATGCGTGCATTATTCAGCGCCCTATATTTTGTTAGTTTTCAAGCCAGTATTTTATTGACAACTGCGGCCCAGCCTGTTGTGGCCCAACCTTTATCGAATTCTGGGAAATCAACAGGGCAATTACCCACTCTTCCATCTGGTGCTGTTGAAGGACAACCACCACTGTTGCAACCACCTCCGCCTCCATCAGGTGTTGAGGGTTTTAGTGAAGAGATATCTCCCCAACTCAACAGCTATCTTTTGGGTCCAGGAGATGCAATTAACGTTGTGTTTCAGCGCCCACCCGGCCCCTATCGCTTAGGGCCGGGAGATACTATTAGCGTTGCAGTTCAGCGTTTCCCTGATTTGGGTTTTCAATCTGCAATCAATCCAGAAGGCAACATTATTGTGCCACTACTCGGCACAGTGTCGCTACAAGGTTTAACCTTGGAAGAGGCACAAGAAAAAATTCGGGTGTCCCTTGATCGTTTTGTGATTGATCCTGTAATAGTTTTATCTTTAATCGGGCTGCGTCCAGATTCGAGCTTTCAAGCCCAAATTGATCCAGAAGGCAATATAGTTGTTCCGCAAGTGGGAACAGTTTCTTTGCAAGGTTTAACCTTAAAAGAA comes from the Nodularia sp. NIES-3585 genome and includes:
- the crtB gene encoding cyanoexosortase B, coding for MAFQQQLKQRNAGQLLNIAIFGFLVLLYAPVLLHWLDGWLNKSISLEHEYFSHGIIGLPFAAYLIWLNRKKWHRLQDTAHPLGAVLLSIGGVFYLSGIPEWVNVSLPTILAGLCLWFKGIPGFRLQAFALLLIFLATPTAIPYLLVPYTLPLQSFIAGTAGFILNQLGLEVVVDSINIYVNGRIVEVAPYCAGLKMLFTTFYVSLMLLYWTGALFSRRTTTWFLSFALIISIIANIIRNTLLSFFHGTGREAAFKWLHDSWGGDLYSACMLLLLVPLLNWMNDYFSPDSELSEAAENAE
- a CDS encoding cyanoexosortase B system-associated protein; this translates as MNRLSKFFPKKQLAHVAVIILLFLLLVIKGFPGYVTGRWQWKEPPSVPNLTALKEIRKTGITLPDWQTVEQAEQLVGTSRWSLQVLKQEDTENQAILLLHPQNGPREQPEVEWTDINSWGKIRWQRWDIAQYRSAEFTVNRPTKSGSNSQVKVEARFFRVSTQQETFAVLQWYATPNGGHPSPWRWFLADQLAQWQKNRIPWVSVSIMIPMEPLGQVETTWALAQSIGETVQATLMASSF